The following proteins are encoded in a genomic region of Dioscorea cayenensis subsp. rotundata cultivar TDr96_F1 chromosome 8, TDr96_F1_v2_PseudoChromosome.rev07_lg8_w22 25.fasta, whole genome shotgun sequence:
- the LOC120267824 gene encoding gibberellin-regulated protein 14-like, producing MAFKVHFPTLALAFLLLFVFQVCCFEVVGGPGKMIPSPNGGNGWVFPMPDCGKLCGVRCSKHSRPNLCKRACGTCCFRCKCVPPGTYGNREVCGSCYVNMTTHHNKPKCP from the exons ATGGCTTTCAAAGTCCATTTCCCAACTCTTGCACTggccttccttcttctttttgtctttCAG GTCTGTTGCTTTGAGGTAGTTGGTGGACCTGGGAAG ATGATTCCATCCCCAAATGGTGGCAACGGCTGGGTTTTCCCCATGCCTG ATTGCGGAAAATTGTGTGGAGTGCGGTGTAGCAAGCACTCAAGGCCGAACTTGTGCAAAAGGGCGTGCGGCACGTGCTGCTTCAGGTGCAAGTGTGTACCACCAGGCACATATGGTAACCGGGAGGTGTGCGGATCCTGCTACGTCAATATGACTACTCATCATAACAAGCCCAAATGcccttaa